The proteins below come from a single Stenotrophomonas lactitubi genomic window:
- the pnuC gene encoding nicotinamide riboside transporter PnuC: MNLSDPNFQLELAANIAVAGSILLAGRNNVHTWWLGIVGCALFAAVFERSHLYADMVLQFFFVVISVFGWWQWLRGDHGAPLPITRLPARAWSWLLPLAVLATFGYGWMLTRLTNAYAPYIDSAVLVLSVIAQILMMRRKLESWWVWLLVNTIAVPLYYSRGLHLTSILYIGFWINALVALRHWRHLMRDDARAADVVA, from the coding sequence ATGAACCTGTCCGACCCGAACTTCCAGCTGGAGCTGGCCGCCAACATCGCCGTTGCCGGTTCGATCCTGCTGGCCGGTCGCAACAACGTGCATACGTGGTGGCTGGGCATCGTTGGATGTGCGCTGTTCGCCGCCGTGTTCGAGCGCTCGCACCTGTACGCGGACATGGTGCTGCAGTTCTTCTTCGTGGTCATCAGCGTGTTCGGCTGGTGGCAATGGCTGCGTGGCGACCATGGCGCGCCGTTGCCGATCACCCGCTTGCCTGCACGCGCGTGGAGCTGGCTGCTGCCGTTGGCGGTGCTGGCAACCTTCGGTTACGGCTGGATGCTGACCCGCCTGACCAATGCCTATGCGCCGTACATCGATTCGGCGGTGCTGGTGCTGAGCGTGATCGCGCAGATCCTGATGATGCGGCGCAAGCTGGAATCATGGTGGGTATGGCTGCTGGTCAACACCATCGCGGTGCCGCTGTACTACAGCCGTGGATTGCACCTGACCTCGATCCTGTACATCGGCTTCTGGATCAACGCACTGGTGGCGCTGCGTCACTGGCGGCACCTGATGCGGGATGACGCCAGGGCGGCCGATGTTGTTGCCTGA
- a CDS encoding AAA family ATPase — protein sequence MLLPEHAARGLVVGKFCPLHLGHEHLIEFAFTRCTQLLVIGWSQPGFAGYSAERRERWLRERFPQATIAVLDDARLAAMCEQQGVPIRQLPQDTDDEQVQRAFTAWLCMTLFGGPVQAVFTGEDYGDGFAQALAAHFGAPVRHERLERTLDVGQACGTQLRADPHAHRHGLAAEVYAGYVQRVAFIGGESTGKSTLARVLAERLGTAWVPEFGRTLWEQQGGELQAPDLLRIAVTQPQHEDQVAQHAHRWLFCDTTPLVTLGYSGWMFGTAPEPLQRAAARAYDLLFLCAPDIPFEQDGTRAGQEFRMQQHAWYLQQLQARGMAHVLLEGDLETRIARVQVELAERADNRFSVAA from the coding sequence ATGTTGTTGCCTGAGCACGCTGCGCGGGGCCTGGTGGTCGGCAAGTTCTGCCCACTGCACCTCGGCCACGAGCACCTGATCGAATTCGCCTTTACCCGCTGCACGCAACTGCTGGTGATCGGCTGGTCGCAACCGGGCTTTGCCGGCTACAGCGCAGAGCGCCGCGAACGCTGGCTGCGCGAGCGCTTTCCGCAGGCCACCATCGCGGTACTCGATGATGCGCGTCTGGCGGCGATGTGCGAGCAGCAGGGGGTACCGATACGCCAGCTGCCGCAGGACACGGACGACGAGCAGGTGCAGCGCGCGTTTACCGCTTGGCTGTGCATGACGCTGTTCGGTGGACCGGTGCAGGCGGTGTTTACCGGCGAGGACTATGGCGACGGCTTCGCGCAGGCGCTGGCTGCGCACTTCGGCGCGCCGGTACGCCATGAGCGGCTGGAGCGCACCCTGGATGTCGGGCAGGCCTGCGGTACGCAGTTGCGCGCCGATCCGCATGCGCATCGCCATGGCCTCGCAGCAGAGGTGTATGCGGGGTATGTGCAGCGGGTGGCGTTCATCGGCGGTGAGTCCACTGGCAAGAGCACGCTGGCGCGGGTGCTGGCCGAACGCCTGGGCACGGCATGGGTACCGGAGTTCGGACGTACGTTGTGGGAGCAGCAGGGCGGCGAGCTGCAGGCGCCGGATCTGCTGCGCATCGCAGTGACCCAGCCGCAGCACGAGGACCAGGTCGCGCAGCACGCGCATCGTTGGTTGTTCTGCGATACCACGCCATTGGTGACGCTGGGCTACAGTGGCTGGATGTTCGGCACAGCGCCCGAACCGCTGCAGCGGGCCGCAGCGCGTGCGTACGACCTGCTGTTCCTGTGTGCGCCGGATATCCCGTTCGAGCAGGATGGGACACGGGCGGGGCAGGAATTCCGCATGCAGCAGCACGCGTGGTATCTGCAGCAGTTGCAGGCGCGTGGGATGGCCCATGTGCTGCTGGAAGGCGATCTGGAAACGCGGATTGCGCGGGTGCAGGTGGAGCTGGCAGAGCGTGCGGACAACCGGTTCAGCGTGGCGGCGTGA
- the putA gene encoding bifunctional proline dehydrogenase/L-glutamate gamma-semialdehyde dehydrogenase PutA: MNAPSSPIAASDAPRPSALLSPELPASPNPFRQAITDAWLKDEASHVRELLEQARLPADEQAKVQALAADLVARVRVRAKDQGAIEAFMRQYDLGSEEGVLLMCVAEALLRIPDQETADKLIRDKLADADWEKHLGGSDSVLVNASTWGLMLTGKLVQMNDATRADAPSAFKRLVGRVGEPVVRLAVRQAMKIMGHQFVMGRTISEALARSHKGDSASYRYSFDMLGEGALTMKDALRYLEDYRRAIHAIGGDHKARGGRADGDVNNAPGISIKLSALYPRYEHAKRARVLKDLVPGVLELAQLAKSYGIGCTVDAEESDRLELSLDIIEQVFGDASLAGWDGFGVVVQAYQKRTPYTIDHLADMARRAGRRLQVRLVKGAYWDAEIKRAQIEGYAGYPVFTRKQNTDVSYLACAKRLFTHADAIYPMFATHNAHTIAAVRSIANGGVYEHQKLHGMGDDLYAEVVPADRLGLPCRVYAPVGSHEDLLPYLVRRLLENGANSSFVNRITDERVPIADLVRDPVEMVSSFESIPHPKIPLPVDLLRSQNHDRKNSMGANLANDNELRALAEQLNAAVKPWQAAPLVPGANPTGASLPVTNPADTREVVGQWQAADAATVQKALANAVAAQPSWNRTPAASRAAILEHAADQLEARMPEFMALCVKEAGKSLPDGIAEVREAVDFLRYYAKQAREQFSHAEKLPSPTGESNELQLHGRGVFVCISPWNFPLAIFLGQVAAALAAGNSVIAKPAEQTNLIGYYAVKLLHDAGVPAEVVQFLPGDGATVGAALTADPRVAGVAFTGSTDTARAINRAMAARDAAIGVLIAETGGQNAFIADSSALPEQLVKDAIGSAFTSAGQRCSAARVLFVQDDIADKVMTMLAGAMKELKVGNPGLLSTDVGPVIDADALQILQDHAVRMDREARLIAAAELSAETANGTFFAPRAYELKDLGQLQKEIFGPVLHVIRWKGDQLDAVIDQINATGYGLTLGVHSRIDETVDRISNGVHVGNVYVNRNQIGAVVGVQPFGGQGLSGTGPKAGGPHYLLRFATEKTVTVNTTAAGGNASLLTLGD, from the coding sequence ATGAACGCACCTTCCTCTCCCATTGCCGCCAGCGACGCTCCGCGTCCCTCGGCGCTGCTGTCGCCGGAACTGCCGGCGTCCCCCAACCCGTTCCGCCAGGCCATCACCGATGCCTGGCTGAAGGACGAGGCCAGCCATGTGCGCGAACTGCTGGAGCAGGCACGCCTGCCGGCCGACGAGCAGGCCAAGGTGCAGGCGCTGGCCGCCGACCTGGTCGCCCGCGTGCGTGTGCGCGCCAAGGACCAGGGTGCGATCGAAGCCTTCATGCGCCAGTACGACCTGGGCAGCGAGGAAGGCGTGCTGCTGATGTGCGTGGCCGAAGCGCTGCTGCGCATTCCAGACCAGGAGACCGCCGACAAGCTGATCCGCGACAAGCTGGCCGATGCCGACTGGGAAAAGCACCTGGGCGGCAGCGACTCGGTGTTGGTCAACGCCTCCACCTGGGGCCTGATGCTGACCGGCAAGCTGGTGCAGATGAACGACGCCACCCGCGCCGATGCGCCCAGCGCGTTCAAGCGTCTGGTCGGCCGCGTCGGCGAGCCGGTGGTCCGCCTGGCCGTGCGCCAGGCGATGAAGATCATGGGCCACCAGTTCGTCATGGGCCGCACCATCAGCGAAGCGCTGGCACGCTCGCACAAGGGCGACAGCGCCAGCTACCGCTACTCGTTCGACATGCTCGGCGAAGGCGCGCTGACCATGAAGGATGCCCTGCGCTACCTGGAAGACTACCGTCGTGCGATCCACGCCATCGGTGGTGACCACAAGGCGCGTGGTGGCCGTGCCGATGGCGACGTCAACAACGCACCGGGCATCTCCATCAAGCTGTCGGCGCTGTACCCGCGCTACGAGCATGCCAAGCGCGCGCGCGTGTTGAAGGACCTGGTGCCGGGCGTGCTGGAACTGGCGCAGCTGGCCAAGAGCTACGGCATCGGCTGCACCGTCGACGCCGAAGAGTCCGATCGCCTGGAACTGTCGCTGGACATCATCGAGCAGGTGTTCGGCGATGCCTCGCTGGCCGGCTGGGATGGCTTCGGCGTGGTCGTGCAGGCCTACCAGAAGCGCACCCCGTACACGATCGACCATCTGGCCGACATGGCGCGCCGCGCCGGTCGTCGCCTGCAGGTACGCCTGGTCAAGGGGGCCTACTGGGACGCCGAGATCAAGCGCGCGCAGATCGAAGGCTATGCCGGCTACCCGGTGTTCACCCGCAAGCAGAACACCGACGTTTCCTACCTCGCGTGTGCCAAGCGCCTGTTTACCCATGCCGACGCGATCTACCCGATGTTCGCCACGCACAACGCGCACACCATCGCCGCGGTGCGCAGCATCGCCAACGGCGGCGTGTACGAGCACCAGAAGCTGCACGGCATGGGCGACGACCTGTACGCCGAAGTGGTGCCGGCCGACCGCCTCGGCCTGCCGTGCCGCGTGTATGCGCCGGTGGGCTCGCATGAAGACCTGCTGCCGTACCTGGTGCGCCGCCTGCTGGAAAACGGCGCCAACTCGAGCTTCGTCAACCGCATCACCGACGAGCGCGTGCCGATCGCCGACCTGGTCCGTGATCCGGTCGAGATGGTGTCCTCGTTCGAATCGATTCCGCATCCCAAGATCCCGCTGCCGGTTGACCTGCTGCGCAGCCAGAACCACGACAGGAAGAACTCCATGGGCGCCAACCTCGCCAACGACAACGAACTGCGCGCCCTGGCCGAGCAGCTCAACGCTGCAGTGAAGCCCTGGCAGGCCGCACCGCTGGTGCCGGGCGCGAACCCGACCGGCGCATCGCTGCCGGTGACCAACCCGGCCGACACCCGTGAAGTGGTCGGCCAGTGGCAGGCCGCCGATGCCGCCACCGTGCAGAAGGCGCTGGCCAACGCCGTGGCCGCGCAGCCGAGCTGGAACCGCACCCCGGCCGCCAGCCGCGCCGCCATCCTCGAGCACGCCGCCGACCAGCTGGAAGCGCGCATGCCCGAGTTCATGGCGCTGTGCGTGAAGGAAGCCGGCAAGAGCCTGCCCGACGGCATCGCCGAAGTGCGCGAAGCGGTGGACTTCCTGCGCTACTACGCCAAGCAGGCGCGCGAGCAGTTCAGCCACGCCGAGAAGCTGCCCAGCCCGACCGGTGAATCCAACGAACTGCAGCTGCACGGCCGCGGCGTGTTCGTCTGCATCAGCCCGTGGAACTTCCCGCTGGCCATCTTCCTGGGCCAGGTGGCTGCGGCACTGGCCGCCGGCAACAGCGTGATCGCCAAGCCGGCCGAGCAGACCAACCTGATCGGCTACTACGCGGTGAAGCTGCTGCACGATGCCGGCGTGCCGGCCGAGGTGGTGCAGTTCCTGCCGGGCGACGGTGCCACCGTCGGTGCCGCGCTGACCGCCGACCCGCGCGTGGCTGGCGTGGCCTTCACCGGCTCCACCGACACCGCCCGTGCGATCAACCGCGCGATGGCTGCACGCGATGCGGCCATCGGTGTGCTGATCGCCGAGACCGGCGGCCAGAACGCCTTCATCGCCGACTCCTCGGCGCTGCCGGAACAGCTGGTCAAGGACGCAATCGGTTCGGCCTTCACCTCCGCCGGCCAGCGCTGCTCGGCCGCACGCGTGCTGTTCGTGCAGGACGACATCGCCGACAAGGTGATGACCATGCTCGCCGGCGCAATGAAGGAACTGAAGGTCGGCAACCCCGGCCTGCTGTCCACCGACGTCGGCCCGGTGATCGATGCCGACGCACTGCAGATCCTGCAGGACCACGCCGTGCGCATGGATCGCGAGGCGCGCCTGATCGCGGCTGCCGAACTGTCCGCCGAAACGGCCAACGGCACCTTCTTCGCGCCGCGCGCGTATGAGCTGAAGGACCTGGGCCAGCTGCAGAAGGAGATCTTCGGGCCGGTGCTGCACGTGATCCGCTGGAAGGGCGACCAGCTCGATGCCGTGATCGATCAGATCAACGCCACCGGCTACGGCCTCACCCTGGGCGTGCATTCGCGCATCGACGAAACCGTCGACCGCATCAGCAATGGCGTCCACGTCGGCAACGTCTACGTCAACCGCAACCAGATCGGTGCGGTGGTCGGCGTGCAGCCGTTCGGCGGCCAGGGCCTGTCCGGCACCGGCCCGAAGGCTGGCGGCCCGCACTACCTGCTGCGCTTCGCCACCGAGAAGACGGTGACGGTGAACACCACCGCCGCCGGCGGCAACGCCTCGCTGCTGACCCTGGGCGACTGA
- a CDS encoding DUF2244 domain-containing protein: MIEVLTAPDGSGTQLRLRPPRALDARQFVLLFAVLSGVMWLVSAFGWVAGNAFAPLFALLYSLLLAAALRALWRSGERQEEIRVVPAYVEVIPVPGGLPVFRAHPHWVRLLTDDQRVRLASSGRQVEVGSFLAPAERQTLVETLEDLLAASDGGNRRR, encoded by the coding sequence ATGATCGAGGTGCTTACAGCTCCGGATGGGTCAGGTACGCAGCTGCGACTGCGTCCCCCACGGGCGCTCGATGCCCGGCAGTTCGTCCTGTTGTTTGCTGTGTTGTCGGGAGTGATGTGGCTGGTGTCCGCCTTCGGGTGGGTGGCCGGCAACGCATTCGCCCCCCTGTTCGCGCTGCTGTACAGCCTGTTGCTGGCAGCTGCGTTGCGCGCGTTGTGGCGCAGCGGTGAACGGCAGGAGGAGATCCGGGTAGTGCCGGCGTACGTGGAGGTCATCCCCGTGCCCGGTGGATTGCCGGTGTTCCGGGCTCATCCGCATTGGGTGCGCCTGCTCACCGACGACCAGAGGGTCCGGCTGGCATCCAGCGGCCGGCAGGTGGAGGTGGGGAGTTTTCTCGCGCCGGCCGAACGTCAAACGCTTGTTGAAACGCTTGAAGATTTGCTCGCCGCCAGCGATGGCGGCAACCGACGACGCTAA
- the coxB gene encoding cytochrome c oxidase subunit II, with protein MKQSRGWGTKCVAMAAAMGALLSMPGTALAQAADPKPWQLNMGKGVTQTSRLAWESNNLSLIVCTVIGVIVFGAMAYAMFKFRKSKGAVAATFSHNTKAEVIWTVIPVIILVVMAWPATANLIKMYDTRDAEMTVKVTGYQWMWKYEYLGENVTFTSRLDRESDRMRQSGKVPTRESHPHYLLDVDNRLVLPVDTKVRFVITSDDVIHAWWVPALGWKQDAIPGFINEAWTSIEQPGVYRGQCAELCGKDHGFMPIVVEAVSKEEFKQWLAQRKPAPVPATPAAPAEPTAPASESPAQPAAPAAAEAGNAPAAAASGA; from the coding sequence ATGAAGCAAAGCAGAGGGTGGGGCACGAAGTGCGTTGCAATGGCCGCCGCGATGGGGGCCCTGCTGTCGATGCCGGGGACGGCGCTGGCCCAGGCGGCCGATCCAAAGCCGTGGCAGTTGAACATGGGCAAGGGGGTGACCCAGACCTCGCGCCTGGCCTGGGAATCGAACAACCTCTCGTTGATCGTCTGTACGGTGATCGGCGTGATCGTGTTCGGCGCCATGGCCTACGCGATGTTCAAGTTCCGCAAGTCCAAGGGCGCGGTCGCCGCCACCTTCAGCCACAACACCAAGGCCGAGGTCATCTGGACGGTGATCCCGGTGATCATCCTGGTGGTGATGGCGTGGCCGGCCACGGCCAACCTGATCAAGATGTACGACACCCGCGATGCCGAGATGACGGTGAAGGTCACCGGCTACCAGTGGATGTGGAAGTACGAGTACCTGGGCGAGAACGTGACCTTCACCAGCCGCCTGGACCGTGAGTCCGACCGCATGCGGCAGAGTGGCAAGGTGCCGACCCGCGAGAGCCATCCGCACTACCTGCTGGATGTCGACAACCGGCTGGTACTGCCGGTGGACACCAAGGTGCGTTTCGTCATCACCTCCGACGATGTGATCCACGCCTGGTGGGTGCCGGCGCTGGGCTGGAAGCAGGACGCGATTCCCGGCTTCATCAACGAAGCCTGGACCAGCATCGAGCAGCCCGGTGTCTACCGCGGCCAGTGCGCGGAGCTGTGCGGCAAGGACCATGGCTTCATGCCGATCGTGGTCGAGGCGGTGTCCAAGGAAGAGTTCAAGCAGTGGCTGGCGCAGCGCAAACCGGCGCCTGTACCCGCGACGCCTGCCGCGCCCGCCGAACCCACCGCGCCTGCCAGTGAATCGCCGGCACAGCCGGCAGCACCGGCCGCCGCCGAGGCCGGCAACGCGCCTGCCGCGGCGGCCAGCGGAGCCTGA
- the ctaD gene encoding cytochrome c oxidase subunit I, with the protein MAHSAVGHDDHHHPQSFFERWFFSTNHKDIGTLYLGFSFIMFVIGAFMSVLIRLELAQPGIQYIRPEIFNQLTTVHALVMIFGGVMPAFVGLANWMIPLQIGAPDMALPRMNNWSFWLLPVAFSLLLLTFLLPGGAPAGGWTLYPPLSLQGGYNVAFTVFAIHVAGISSIMGAINIIATVLNMRAPGIDLLKMPIFCWAWLITAFLLIAVMPVLAGAVTMLLTDKFFGTSFFNAAGGGDPVMFQHIFWFFGHPEVYIMILPAFGVVSEIIPTFSRKPLFGYQAMVYATAAIAFLSFIVWAHHMFTVGMPLGGEIYFMFATMLISIPTGVKVFNWVSTMWRGSLTFEAPMLWSVAFVILFTIGGFSGLMLAIVAADFQYHDTYFVVAHFHYVLVTGAVFALIAAVYYWWPKWTGRMYSEKWAKVHFWWSIVFVNLLFFPQHFLGLAGMPRRIPDYSVAFADWNLISSIGAFGMFATPFMMAAILLSSLRNGEKAEARSWEGARGLEWTLPSPAPAHTFTTPPTIRPGDLAHDDIGH; encoded by the coding sequence ATGGCGCACTCGGCAGTTGGGCACGACGATCACCATCACCCGCAGAGCTTCTTCGAGCGTTGGTTCTTCTCGACCAACCACAAGGATATCGGCACGCTGTACCTGGGTTTCAGCTTCATCATGTTCGTCATCGGCGCGTTCATGAGCGTGCTGATCCGGCTGGAACTGGCCCAGCCCGGCATCCAGTACATCCGTCCGGAAATCTTCAACCAGCTGACCACCGTGCACGCGCTGGTGATGATCTTCGGCGGCGTGATGCCGGCCTTCGTCGGCCTGGCCAACTGGATGATCCCGCTGCAGATCGGTGCGCCGGACATGGCGCTGCCGCGCATGAACAACTGGTCGTTCTGGCTGTTGCCGGTGGCCTTCAGCCTGCTGCTGCTGACCTTCCTGCTACCCGGTGGTGCGCCGGCCGGTGGCTGGACCCTGTATCCGCCGCTGTCGCTGCAGGGCGGCTACAACGTCGCGTTCACCGTGTTCGCCATCCACGTGGCCGGCATCAGTTCGATCATGGGTGCGATCAACATCATCGCCACGGTACTGAACATGCGCGCGCCCGGTATCGACCTGCTGAAGATGCCGATCTTCTGCTGGGCCTGGCTGATCACTGCGTTCCTGCTGATCGCGGTGATGCCGGTGCTGGCTGGTGCGGTGACGATGCTGCTGACCGACAAGTTCTTCGGCACCAGCTTCTTCAATGCGGCCGGTGGTGGTGACCCGGTGATGTTCCAGCACATCTTCTGGTTCTTCGGTCATCCCGAGGTCTACATCATGATCCTGCCCGCCTTCGGCGTGGTCAGCGAGATCATCCCGACCTTCAGCCGCAAGCCGCTGTTCGGCTACCAGGCGATGGTCTACGCCACCGCGGCGATCGCGTTCCTGTCGTTCATCGTCTGGGCCCACCACATGTTCACCGTGGGCATGCCGCTGGGTGGCGAGATCTACTTCATGTTCGCCACCATGCTGATCTCGATCCCGACCGGGGTGAAGGTGTTCAACTGGGTCAGCACGATGTGGCGTGGTTCGCTCACCTTCGAAGCTCCCATGCTGTGGTCGGTGGCGTTCGTCATCCTGTTCACCATCGGCGGATTTTCCGGCCTGATGCTGGCGATCGTGGCCGCCGACTTCCAGTATCACGACACCTACTTCGTGGTTGCCCACTTCCACTACGTGCTGGTGACCGGCGCGGTGTTCGCGCTGATCGCGGCGGTGTACTACTGGTGGCCGAAGTGGACCGGGCGCATGTACAGCGAGAAGTGGGCCAAGGTGCACTTCTGGTGGTCGATCGTGTTCGTCAACCTGCTGTTCTTCCCGCAGCATTTCCTGGGTCTGGCCGGCATGCCGCGGCGCATCCCCGATTACTCGGTGGCGTTCGCCGACTGGAACCTGATCAGCTCGATCGGTGCGTTCGGCATGTTCGCCACGCCGTTCATGATGGCCGCGATCCTGCTGTCCTCGCTGCGCAATGGCGAGAAGGCCGAGGCGCGCTCCTGGGAAGGCGCGCGTGGCCTGGAGTGGACGCTGCCGTCGCCGGCACCGGCGCACACCTTCACCACGCCGCCGACCATCCGCCCGGGTGACCTGGCCCACGACGATATCGGTCATTGA
- a CDS encoding cytochrome c oxidase assembly protein: MSETPATAPSRSAGLPRLIGVAVVVFLLTFSLVPLYRIACEKVFGVRLERGPGSEASTGAASGKRTVRVEFDGGVNSRLPWSFHPEQLTMDVVPGELNEALYFARNDSQQAVVGSAVPSVAPARASGFFSKTECFCFTAQTLQAGEKRDMPVRFIVDPDLPPEIRTITLSYTFYRNDALSDRLAPAATSEGAHAAP, from the coding sequence ATGAGCGAAACGCCGGCCACCGCTCCGTCACGCAGCGCCGGCCTGCCGCGCCTGATCGGCGTTGCGGTGGTGGTGTTCCTGCTGACGTTCTCGCTGGTGCCGCTGTATCGCATCGCCTGCGAGAAGGTGTTCGGCGTGCGCCTGGAACGTGGTCCGGGCAGCGAAGCCAGTACCGGTGCCGCCAGTGGCAAGCGCACCGTGCGGGTGGAATTCGATGGTGGCGTCAATTCGCGGCTGCCGTGGTCGTTCCATCCCGAGCAGCTGACCATGGATGTGGTGCCTGGCGAGCTCAACGAGGCGCTGTATTTCGCCCGCAACGACAGCCAGCAGGCCGTAGTCGGCAGCGCGGTGCCTTCGGTGGCACCGGCACGCGCGTCGGGATTCTTCAGCAAGACCGAGTGCTTCTGCTTCACCGCGCAGACCCTGCAGGCCGGCGAGAAGCGCGACATGCCGGTGCGCTTCATCGTCGATCCGGACCTGCCGCCGGAAATCCGGACGATCACCTTGTCCTACACCTTCTACCGCAACGATGCGTTGTCCGATCGGCTGGCTCCGGCCGCCACGTCGGAAGGCGCCCACGCTGCTCCCTGA
- a CDS encoding cytochrome c oxidase subunit 3 — MAQTPTDANVYFVPAQSKWPFVGSIAMMVTMVGVASWLNDASWGRWTFYIGVAMLVLTLFWWFSDVVRESQAGNYNRQVDGSFRMGMVWFIFSEVMFFGAFFGALFYTRHLGLSWLSGEGRGVMTNELLWQGYSAGWPTNGPAAIGGAFQTIPAWGLPLINTLILLTSGVTLTIAHHALKAGNRRQLLIWLGLTVLLGLGFLTLQAEEYIHAYKELNLTLGSGIYGSTFFMLTGFHGAHVLLGTIMLIVMWLRSAKGHFTRDNHFAFEAAAWYWHFVDVVWLMLFLFVYVL, encoded by the coding sequence ATGGCCCAGACACCTACCGACGCCAACGTGTACTTCGTCCCGGCCCAGAGCAAATGGCCGTTCGTCGGTTCCATCGCGATGATGGTGACCATGGTCGGCGTGGCCAGCTGGCTCAACGACGCCAGCTGGGGCCGCTGGACCTTCTACATCGGCGTGGCGATGCTGGTGCTGACCCTGTTCTGGTGGTTCAGCGACGTGGTGCGCGAGTCGCAGGCCGGCAACTACAACCGGCAGGTGGACGGTTCGTTCCGGATGGGGATGGTCTGGTTCATCTTCTCCGAAGTGATGTTCTTCGGTGCCTTCTTCGGTGCGCTGTTCTACACCCGCCACCTCGGCCTGTCGTGGTTGAGCGGCGAAGGGCGCGGGGTGATGACCAACGAGCTGCTGTGGCAGGGCTACTCGGCCGGCTGGCCGACCAATGGCCCGGCAGCGATCGGTGGCGCGTTCCAGACCATTCCGGCCTGGGGCCTGCCGCTGATCAATACGCTGATCCTGCTGACCTCGGGCGTGACCCTGACCATCGCCCATCATGCGTTGAAGGCGGGCAACCGCCGCCAGCTGCTGATCTGGCTGGGCCTGACGGTATTGCTCGGCCTCGGCTTCCTGACACTGCAGGCGGAGGAATACATCCACGCCTACAAGGAACTGAACCTGACGCTCGGCTCGGGCATCTACGGTTCCACCTTCTTCATGCTGACCGGCTTCCACGGCGCACACGTGCTGCTGGGCACGATCATGCTGATCGTGATGTGGCTGCGGTCGGCAAAGGGACACTTCACCCGCGACAACCATTTCGCTTTCGAAGCGGCTGCGTGGTACTGGCACTTCGTCGACGTGGTGTGGCTGATGCTGTTCCTGTTCGTCTACGTGCTTTGA
- a CDS encoding twin transmembrane helix small protein, whose product MSDSLKTLLVIAFLIVIVWNLGAGLYYLLVDRGQTKRTVNALTRRIGVSVALIVLVIVCIYMGWIKPHGIGS is encoded by the coding sequence ATGAGTGATTCGCTGAAGACCCTGCTGGTAATCGCGTTTCTGATCGTCATCGTCTGGAATCTGGGCGCCGGCCTGTATTACCTGCTGGTGGACCGCGGCCAGACCAAGCGCACGGTCAATGCATTGACCCGCCGCATCGGAGTGTCGGTGGCGTTGATCGTACTGGTGATCGTGTGCATCTATATGGGATGGATCAAACCGCACGGCATCGGCAGCTGA
- a CDS encoding SURF1 family protein, with protein sequence MMRQHTRLIGWLMALLAMAGFTALGLWQLQRMHAKQALLDAQAPAVAQAMPLAQALAAQGALHGVADHGRFLPGVVLLDNQTRHGRAGVKIYRPFRSDAGSVLLVDLGWRALPPDRMLPEVAAPPSPVDVRGLLAPPPSAGLALGPAFTTTDVAGRWLASRLPADGLAAALGLPSLPERVLRLDPALPFGDERDLDLLPNTLPPQRHLGYAVQWFGLALTVLVVALVLEWRRRRPGAR encoded by the coding sequence ATGATGCGCCAGCACACGCGCCTGATCGGATGGCTGATGGCGCTGCTGGCAATGGCCGGATTCACCGCGCTCGGCCTGTGGCAGCTGCAGCGGATGCATGCCAAACAGGCGTTGCTGGACGCGCAGGCCCCGGCCGTGGCGCAGGCGATGCCGTTGGCACAGGCACTGGCGGCGCAGGGCGCGCTGCATGGCGTGGCCGATCACGGTCGCTTCCTGCCGGGCGTGGTGCTGCTGGACAACCAGACCCGCCACGGCCGCGCCGGAGTGAAGATCTATCGTCCGTTCCGCAGCGACGCGGGCAGCGTGTTGCTGGTGGACCTGGGCTGGCGCGCGCTGCCGCCCGACCGCATGTTGCCGGAGGTGGCGGCACCGCCGTCGCCGGTGGACGTACGTGGCCTGTTGGCACCGCCCCCTTCGGCCGGCTTGGCGCTGGGGCCGGCGTTCACCACCACCGATGTTGCAGGGCGCTGGCTGGCCAGTCGCCTTCCCGCCGATGGCCTGGCCGCCGCGCTGGGCCTGCCGTCGTTGCCCGAGCGCGTGCTGCGGCTGGATCCGGCGTTGCCGTTCGGCGATGAGCGCGATCTCGACCTGCTGCCGAACACGCTGCCGCCGCAGCGCCACCTGGGTTACGCCGTGCAGTGGTTCGGGCTGGCGCTGACCGTGCTGGTGGTGGCGTTGGTACTGGAATGGCGCAGGAGGCGGCCCGGTGCCCGGTAG